A single window of bacterium DNA harbors:
- a CDS encoding OmpA family protein yields the protein MSRHYAIGIVLGALFLASCTSIYEAGTDLDGKWAVAPVTHANSDADDLAPLPSAKGLYFTSNRAVGDEELDRMFLLPKGETAPLLLRTTSGEIKNGALLLLPGSGGEVMFTECYRDDAVGDCDIVEGRLSGAGTEVMDVHLVKEVNNVEWDHHPTMSGDGGPGSMLIFASERYGGNGGSDLWMSLRTEKGWSAPVNLGSTLNSSGNEITPWITPAGDELYFASDALPGRGGFDIYRSRRSGKGTTSKWSEPEALGAPVNTESDEVFFHGPADGDTLYFASNREGGKGGFDIYRAARMRIVTPPPPPPPVKKEKQIVLRLRAVNAYTMEPIDAVINVASGDNETEIGEGYGVVEVPLRFNKLYNISATKAGFQNAVEEYQSNGETYIKGRAKPEGDKLVLEHSVIMLPIAEDERKIYAFTVEFDFNLSNIRPEEERKLDSAAILLEQFPQSTVVISGHTDSVGTVSYNVKLGYRRAKQVSKYVLDWLRTHGVKLLNEAEIRTYGESEPVAPNRTDEGRQRNRRVEIAIVRNR from the coding sequence ATGTCACGACACTATGCAATAGGTATCGTGCTTGGGGCGCTTTTCCTCGCCTCCTGCACGAGCATTTACGAGGCGGGGACTGACCTCGACGGGAAGTGGGCGGTCGCTCCGGTGACGCACGCAAACAGCGACGCGGACGACCTTGCTCCGCTGCCTTCGGCGAAGGGACTGTATTTTACTTCAAACCGTGCAGTTGGCGACGAAGAACTCGACCGCATGTTTCTGCTTCCCAAAGGGGAAACCGCTCCGCTGCTTCTGCGCACCACGTCGGGAGAAATCAAGAACGGAGCCTTGCTGCTGCTTCCCGGCAGCGGCGGCGAGGTGATGTTCACCGAGTGCTACAGGGACGATGCCGTCGGAGATTGCGATATCGTTGAAGGACGCCTCAGCGGCGCCGGCACGGAAGTCATGGATGTGCATCTCGTCAAAGAAGTGAACAACGTCGAATGGGATCATCATCCGACGATGAGCGGTGACGGCGGTCCGGGTTCCATGCTGATCTTTGCCTCCGAGCGCTACGGCGGCAATGGTGGCAGCGACCTGTGGATGAGCCTGCGCACGGAAAAAGGCTGGAGTGCGCCGGTGAATCTCGGGTCCACACTCAATTCCTCCGGCAACGAGATTACGCCGTGGATTACACCCGCAGGAGATGAACTGTACTTTGCGTCTGATGCATTGCCCGGTCGTGGTGGGTTCGATATCTACCGCAGCCGGCGCAGCGGAAAGGGCACGACTTCGAAGTGGAGTGAACCCGAAGCGCTGGGCGCGCCCGTGAATACGGAAAGTGATGAAGTGTTTTTTCACGGTCCCGCCGATGGCGATACGCTGTACTTCGCATCCAACCGTGAGGGAGGGAAGGGCGGCTTCGACATTTATCGTGCCGCGCGTATGCGCATCGTCACACCGCCTCCGCCACCACCGCCCGTGAAGAAGGAGAAGCAGATCGTACTGCGCCTCCGCGCCGTGAACGCATATACGATGGAGCCGATCGATGCCGTCATCAACGTCGCCTCCGGTGACAATGAAACGGAAATCGGCGAAGGCTACGGTGTGGTGGAAGTCCCGCTGCGCTTCAACAAGCTCTATAATATTTCCGCCACGAAAGCCGGTTTCCAGAATGCCGTTGAGGAGTACCAATCCAACGGAGAGACGTATATCAAAGGACGCGCGAAGCCGGAAGGGGACAAGCTGGTTCTCGAACACTCTGTGATCATGCTGCCCATCGCGGAAGATGAGCGCAAGATTTATGCATTCACCGTGGAGTTCGATTTCAACCTTTCCAACATTCGTCCCGAAGAAGAGCGCAAGCTCGACAGCGCCGCCATCCTTCTCGAGCAGTTCCCGCAATCCACCGTTGTCATTTCCGGTCACACCGATTCCGTCGGCACCGTTTCGTACAACGTCAAGCTCGGGTACCGACGGGCGAAGCAAGTGAGCAAATATGTGCTCGACTGGCTGCGTACGCATGGTGTGAAGCTGCTCAACGAAGCGGAAATCCGCACCTACGGAGAGTCCGAACCCGTCGCGCCGAATCGAACGGACGAGGGAAGGCAGCGTAACCGGCGCGTGGAAATTGCCATCGTACGAAATCGCTGA